In Oryza brachyantha chromosome 1, ObraRS2, whole genome shotgun sequence, the following are encoded in one genomic region:
- the LOC102721681 gene encoding uncharacterized protein LOC102721681: MAVISGMFRTAFDRIRPSIASAAELSSSGFNRLLSLTGSFNSRTGLLAGDGEEVPPVSQAHETTTTAVTSSSSGGAFDVEALATTRDQAVRDDDGAGDEAKRVSKSVQPVCLSVATASLAMSFNLPAKASGALYVANLSFICLGLFASLGLSMYTVVSTPGDAAVASVQKRGMLLAMASVLAAFTLRIWPGSSSSSSPAPPRST; encoded by the exons ATGGCCGTCATATCTGGCATGTTCCGGACGGCGTTTGACCGGATCAGGCCGTCCATTGCTTCCGCCGCCGAGCTCAGCAGCTCCGGCTTCAACCGCCTGCTCAGCCTCACCGGCTCCTTCAACAGCCGGACCGGCCTTcttgccggcgacggcgaggaggtccCGCCGGTGTCGCAGGCTcacgagacgacgacgacggcggtgacctCGTCGTCGAGTGGCGGAGCGTTCGACGTCGAGGCGCTAGCGACGACACGAGATCAGGCCGTCCGcgatgacgacggcgccggcgacgaggcgaaGCGCGTGTCGAAGAGCGTCCAGCCCGTCTGCCTCTCCGTGGCAACGGCGTCCCTGGCCATGTCCTTCAACCTcccggcgaaggcgtccggtGCGCTCTACGTCGCGAACCTGTCCTTCATCTGCCTGGGCCTGTTCGCCAGCCTCGGCCTGTCCATGTACACCGTCGTGTCCACgcccggcgacgcggcggtggcgagcgtGCAGAAGCGCGGGATGCTGCTCGCCATGGCGTCCGTGCTGGCGGCGTTCACGCTGCGCATATG GCCTggctcgtcttcttcctcctcgccggcgccgccgcgctctacCTGA
- the LOC102721398 gene encoding protein TWIN LOV 1 isoform X1 has translation MDDEEALLGDGDGDQERDRRLASSLTARYSDWVVEALDELPGSFLLTDPAMPGHPIVYASGGLADLTGYARGEVVGRNARLFQGAATDRAAVAGVREAVRGQRAHQVAILNYRRDGTPHWVLLHLAPVFHAADGRVLHFLAVQVPIAPPAARRPPPPVLFPACREEARVDEECPCASHAGEVFVDVDKRGLDTEEPRVASEHDKEKALSTANSIFSALNRYSKLTGLVVCGKRCDSVGIPALSSSLNLSLGRIKQSFVLTDPHLPDMPIVYASDAFLSLTGYSREEILGCNCRFLNGPGTSMEVIEEINQHICSEQACTVHLLNYRKDGRSFRDLLHISPIRNASGKVAFHVWVHLDEGAKYDFNGLSPEVWQLGAVGAVRVAVRSLSASGSLLRPSQ, from the exons atggacgacgaggaggctcTTCtaggggacggggacggggaccaGGAGCGGGACCGGAGGCTGGCGTCGTCGCTGACGGCGCGGTACTCGGACTGGGTGGTGGAGGCGCTGGACGAGCTGCCGGGGAGCTTCCTCCTCACCGACCCGGCCATGCCGGGCCACCCCATCGTCTACGCCTCCGGGGGCCTCGCCGACCTCACCGGCTACGCGCGCGGGGAGGTCGTCGGCCGCAACGCGCGCCTCTTCCAgggcgccgccaccgaccgcgccgccgtggccggggTGCGCGAGGCCGTCCGGGGCCAGCGCGCCCACCAGGTCGCCATCCTCAACTACCGCCGCGACGGGACCCCGCACTGGGTGCTGCTCCACCTCGCGCCCGTCTTCCACGCCGCCGACGGGCGGGTGCTCCACTTCCTCGCCGTGCAGGTGCCCATCGCGCCGCCCGCGGCCCGCCGTCCCCCGCCACCGGTGCTGTTCCCGGCGTGCCGCGAGGAGGCCAGGGTGGACGAGGAGTGCCCCTGCGCGAGCCACGCGGGGGAGGTGTTCGTCGATGTGGATAAGAGAG GGCTGGATACTGAGGAACCGCGGGTAGCTAGTGAACATGACAAAGAGAAAGCACTGAGCACAGCTAACAGCATCTTCTCTGCTTTGAACCGCTACAGCAAACTGACTGGTCTAGTGGTCTGCGGGAAGAGATGCGATTCTGTTGGCATCCCAGCACTCAGTTCTTCCTTAAATCTTTCTCTCGGTAGAATCAAACAAAGCTTTGTATT GACTGACCCCCATTTGCCTGACATGCCTATCGTCTATGCTAGTGATGCTTTTCTCTCACTAACAG GTTACTCAAGAGAAGAAATATTGGGCTGTAACTGTAGGTTCTTGAATGGTCCTGGTACTAGTATGGAGGTTATTGAGGAG ATAAATCAACATATTTGTTCTGAGCAGGCTTGCACGGTTCATCTACTAAACTACAG GAAAGATGGAAGGTCGTTCCGTGATCTTCTACACATATCTCCTATACGAAATGCATCGGGCAAG GTCGCTTTTCATGTGTGGGTTCACCTTGATGAGGGTgcaaaatatgattttaatgGGCTGAGCCCCGAGGTATGGCAGCTTGGTGCTGTTGGTGCTGTGAGAGTTGCAGTCAGAAGCTTGTCTGCGTCAGGAAGCTTGTTGAGACCGTCCCAATAG
- the LOC102717947 gene encoding probable WRKY transcription factor 24 codes for MAASLGLCHDTSYAAYSCPSLCFPPQPLMADDDGAAARGGFFFPPASFGDFLELGHPEYSLPPPPQQQQAVIGGVGEYYGVPSPSSSTMATTSRIGFRTRSEEVEVLDDGFKWRKYGKKAVKSSPNPRNYYRCSAAGCGVKKRVERDRDDPRYVVTTYDGVHNHATPGAGALPYPSAAAAPAWTSPPPAQPACWGPPLHAAAAAAHSSESSF; via the coding sequence ATGGCGGCTTCGCTGGGACTTTGCCACGACACGTCGTACGCCGCCTACTCGTGCCCTTCCTTGTGCTTCCCTCCTCAACCACTCATggcggacgacgacggtgcAGCGGCGCGGGGGGGCTTCTTCTTCCCGCCGGCTTCGTTTGGCGACTTCTTGGAGCTCGGCCACCCGGAGtactcgctgccgccgccgccgcagcagcagcaggcggtGATCGGAGGAGTGGGTGAGTACTAcggcgtgccgtcgccgtcgtcgtcgacgatggcgacgacgagtagGATCGGGTTCAGGACGAGgtcggaggaggtggaggtgctGGACGACGGGTTCAAGTGGCGCAAGTACGGGAAGAAGGCGGTGAAGAGCAGCCCGAACCCGAGGAACTACTACCGGTGCTCGGCGGCCGGCTGCGGCGTCAAGAAGCGGGTGGAGCGCGACCGCGACGACCCGCGCTACGTCGTCACCACCTACGACGGCGTCCACAACCACGCCacccccggcgccggcgccctcccgtacccttccgccgccgccgcgccggcctggacctctcctcctccggcgcagCCAGCCTGCTGGGGGCCGCCGcttcacgccgccgccgccgccgcgcactcGTCGGAATCGTCGTTCTGA
- the LOC102721398 gene encoding protein TWIN LOV 1 isoform X2 yields MDDEEALLGDGDGDQERDRRLASSLTARYSDWVVEALDELPGSFLLTDPAMPGHPIVYASGGLADLTGYARGEVVGRNARLFQGAATDRAAVAGVREAVRGQRAHQVAILNYRRDGTPHWVLLHLAPVFHAADGRVLHFLAVQVPIAPPAARRPPPPVLFPACREEARVDEECPCASHAGEVFVDVDKRGLDTEEPRVASEHDKEKALSTANSIFSALNRYSKLTGLVVCGKRCDSVGIPALSSSLNLSLGRIKQSFVLTDPHLPDMPIVYASDAFLSLTGYSREEILGCNCRFLNGPGTSMEVIEEACTVHLLNYRKDGRSFRDLLHISPIRNASGKVAFHVWVHLDEGAKYDFNGLSPEVWQLGAVGAVRVAVRSLSASGSLLRPSQ; encoded by the exons atggacgacgaggaggctcTTCtaggggacggggacggggaccaGGAGCGGGACCGGAGGCTGGCGTCGTCGCTGACGGCGCGGTACTCGGACTGGGTGGTGGAGGCGCTGGACGAGCTGCCGGGGAGCTTCCTCCTCACCGACCCGGCCATGCCGGGCCACCCCATCGTCTACGCCTCCGGGGGCCTCGCCGACCTCACCGGCTACGCGCGCGGGGAGGTCGTCGGCCGCAACGCGCGCCTCTTCCAgggcgccgccaccgaccgcgccgccgtggccggggTGCGCGAGGCCGTCCGGGGCCAGCGCGCCCACCAGGTCGCCATCCTCAACTACCGCCGCGACGGGACCCCGCACTGGGTGCTGCTCCACCTCGCGCCCGTCTTCCACGCCGCCGACGGGCGGGTGCTCCACTTCCTCGCCGTGCAGGTGCCCATCGCGCCGCCCGCGGCCCGCCGTCCCCCGCCACCGGTGCTGTTCCCGGCGTGCCGCGAGGAGGCCAGGGTGGACGAGGAGTGCCCCTGCGCGAGCCACGCGGGGGAGGTGTTCGTCGATGTGGATAAGAGAG GGCTGGATACTGAGGAACCGCGGGTAGCTAGTGAACATGACAAAGAGAAAGCACTGAGCACAGCTAACAGCATCTTCTCTGCTTTGAACCGCTACAGCAAACTGACTGGTCTAGTGGTCTGCGGGAAGAGATGCGATTCTGTTGGCATCCCAGCACTCAGTTCTTCCTTAAATCTTTCTCTCGGTAGAATCAAACAAAGCTTTGTATT GACTGACCCCCATTTGCCTGACATGCCTATCGTCTATGCTAGTGATGCTTTTCTCTCACTAACAG GTTACTCAAGAGAAGAAATATTGGGCTGTAACTGTAGGTTCTTGAATGGTCCTGGTACTAGTATGGAGGTTATTGAGGAG GCTTGCACGGTTCATCTACTAAACTACAG GAAAGATGGAAGGTCGTTCCGTGATCTTCTACACATATCTCCTATACGAAATGCATCGGGCAAG GTCGCTTTTCATGTGTGGGTTCACCTTGATGAGGGTgcaaaatatgattttaatgGGCTGAGCCCCGAGGTATGGCAGCTTGGTGCTGTTGGTGCTGTGAGAGTTGCAGTCAGAAGCTTGTCTGCGTCAGGAAGCTTGTTGAGACCGTCCCAATAG
- the LOC102717667 gene encoding probable WRKY transcription factor 72, translating into MDVAVESPPVMIEEKKVDAAVIGSGAPPIVFESFASTQRDSSFVVKKEEKMEATKAEMGEVREENERLKTMLSRIVSDYQSLQMHFLDVVKVKEQAAAAADDKAAPAAELADDDEPDDLVSLSLCTRPNAAAAAARRKGHKRTSSSSSSSGAETAGVHDDDDDGQLSLGLSCARAHAPSDVDDDKASRALPPPPPPPPVLNLSSDSSGAAAEADPTQPNKASRSSSGGGGDVADDEVLQQQQQAKKARVSVRVKCDTPTMNDGCQWRKYGQKISKGNPCPRAYYRCTVAPNCPVRKQVQRCADDMAILITTYEGTHSHPLPPAAAAMASTTSAAAAMLSSGSTTSAMHGGVGVGVGHHHHLPLTSAGGVGLLGPTTISTATSCPTVTLDLTAPHSLLHASSSPYAAAAAAGYESSRALPAAWGSGYLAYGGAQPPYYGAAATKGVSTPSPFGHFGLMARPAAAEHLYGGQTTASTPYLQRAPMSGGGAAPAAVTDTIAKAITSDPSFQSVLAAAITSYMGRGGGAAAQNK; encoded by the exons AtggacgtcgccgtcgagaGCCCGCCGGTGATGATAGAGGAGAAGAAggtcgacgccgccgtg ATCGGGTCAGGCGCTCCTCCAATAGTCTTCGAGAGCTTTGCATCGACGCAAAGAGATTCAAGCTTCGTCGTCAAGAAG GAGGAAAAGATGGAGGCGACGAAGGCGGAGATGGGCGAGGTGAGGGAGGAGAACGAGCGCCTCAAGACGATGCTCTCGCGCATCGTCAGCGACTACCAGTCGCTGCAGATGCACTTCCTCGACGTCGTCAAGGTCAAGGagcaagcggcggcggcggccgacgacaAGGCAGCGCCCGCGGCGGAGCTCGCCGATGACGACGAGCCCGACGACCTCGTCTCCCTCAGCCTCTGCACGAGgcccaacgccgccgccgccgccgcgcgccggaaAGGCCACAAGAGGacctcgtcatcgtcgtcgtcgtccggcgCCGAGACTGCCGGCgtccacgacgacgacgacgacgggcagCTGTCCCTCGGCCTGAGCTGCGCTCGCGCCCATGCCCCCtccgacgtcgacgacgacaagGCGAGCCgcgcgttgccgccgccgccgcccccgccgcccgtgCTCAACCTCAGCTCCGACAGCAGcggggccgccgccgaagccgaCCCTACCCAGCCGAACAAAGCGTCCCGGagctcgagcggcggcggcggcgacgtcgccgacgacgaggtgctgcagcagcagcagcaggccaAGAAGGCTAGGGTTTCCGTCAGAGTCAAGTGCGACACCCCCACG ATGAACGATGGGTGTCAGTGGCGGAAATACGGGCAGAAAATCTCGAAGGGAAACCCGTGCCCGCGCGCCTATTACCGTTGTACCGTTGCACCCAACTGCCCTGTCCGAAAGCAG GTGCAGAGATGCGCGGACGACATGGCGATCCTGATCACGACGTACGAGGGCACGCACAGCCACCCGctgccaccggcggcggcggcgatggcgtcgaccacctcggccgcggcggcgatgctgtCGTCCGGGTCGACCACCTCGGCGAtgcacggcggcgtcggcgtcggcgtcggccaccaccaccacctgccgCTCacgtcggccggcggcgtcgggctgCTTGGCCCGACCAccatctccaccgccacgtcCTGCCCCACCGTCACGCTCGACCTCACCGCGCCGCACTCGCTCCTccacgcgtcgtcgtcgccctacgccgcggcggcggcggcggggtacGAGTCGAGCAgggcgctgccggcggcgtggggcAGCGGGTACCTGGCGTACGGCGGGGCGCAGCCGCCGTACTacggcgccgcggccaccaAGGGCGtgtcgacgccgtcgccgttcgggCATTTCGGCCTGAtggcgaggccggcggcggcggagcatctgtacggcggccagacgacggcgtcgacgccgtACCTGCAGAGAGCGCcgatgagcggcggcggcgctgcgccggcggccgtGACGGACACGATCGCGAAGGCGATCACGTCGGACCCGAGCTTCCAGTCggtgctggcggcggcgatcacGTCGTACatggggcggggcggcggcgcggcggcgcagaaCAAGTGA